The window GAGCGAGCGCGCCCGGCTTGGGCCGGCCCGTGTTGACCCAGCGGTGCTTCACGCCGTCGCACACGGCCCGGGTGCCGCCGATGCCGTAGCGGGTGGTGGAGGCGCCCTGGCTCACGGAGGAGCTGACGAAGACCGGGCCGACGGCGCTCCGGCAGCGGTAGGTGCCGGAGAGGGTGACGGTGCCGTCGGCGGTGATGCGGCCCACCGCGTCGACCGTCACGGCCTCGTACGGGGCCGCGGCGGAGGCGGTGGCGGGTGCCGCGGTGGCACCGGTGAGCAGGAGCAGCGCGGCACCGGCCGTCGCGCCGAGCAGGGGACGTACACGCATGGGGGGAACCTCCCGAAATGAGTGGTTTTTTGTTCCACTCGTACCCGGCGCCCGGGCGGACGCCCGTACCCCTCACTCCTTCGGTGGCGAATCCGCACCGGCCGTCGTGGAACCGTCCGGGGAATGTCCGGGGCGTGTCACGCTT of the Streptomyces koelreuteriae genome contains:
- a CDS encoding DUF6299 family protein, yielding MRVRPLLGATAGAALLLLTGATAAPATASAAAPYEAVTVDAVGRITADGTVTLSGTYRCRSAVGPVFVSSSVSQGASTTRYGIGGTRAVCDGVKHRWVNTGRPKPGALAPGAAHVQATLMELRTFSGLPLPSFHAVHGRDITLSRG